One part of the Lepeophtheirus salmonis chromosome 14, UVic_Lsal_1.4, whole genome shotgun sequence genome encodes these proteins:
- the LOC121129918 gene encoding glycine receptor subunit alpha-3, which yields MICSLIYLYVLTSMNIEYSYQNSCPTPIPRISVINIPQNYSRLLPSRHETPIHVAIGFIVHDILEVEDHSHTIKLKMKIPLYWNDSRIILNSEYKISPEMVDVGKWYDLELSYQKILWFPNLLISNLKEFKTLSSFDKAEKFMVYLGTSSPMRFYYEGNHLVSFTCPMAFDDFPFDTHNCLFEVYLDSPKSEQEILYHGGNSSYWGRSNTSTILKYSTDFFPFPKDKKHRIEQYTNDFEVKQSVAGFKITFRRKPEVYIFDYYIPSGIFVVVSWVSLVIPPDAPPGRIALIITTFLVLVNIANSVFSKSPRAHSINPIQVWILSCIVFVFITVLEYAVVLFIIRRQRKYVLDLKKKKQKTKRNNSKVSHSELSIVEEKPKISAVTNEVALGVLTTNIDHASVWILMSLFILFNIVYWSIYS from the exons ATGATTTGTTCTTTGATATACCTATATGTCCTGACATCCATGAACATTGAGTACAGTTATCAAAACTCCTGTCCAACCCCTATTCCTAGAATAAGTGTAATTAACATTCCACAAAACTATAGTCGACTACTTCCTTCCAGACATGAAACTCCAATCCATGTCGCCATTGGTTTTATAGTACATGACATACTCGAAGTGGAGGATCATTCCCACACCATCAAA CTCAAAATGAAAATCCCTCTTTACTGGAACGACAGTCGCATAATTCTCAACTCCGAATACAAAATCTCGCCTGAAATGGTAGACGTTGGGAAATGGTATGACCTAGAGTTGAGTTATCAAAAGATCCTCTGGTTTCCTAATCTCTTGATCTCAAATCTAAAGGAATTCAAAACTCTTTCTTCCTTCGATAAGGCTGAAAAATTTATGGTCTATCTTGGAACTTCCTCCCCCATGAGGTTTTACTATGAGGGTAATCATTTGGTGTCCTTTACATGTCCCATGGCTTTTGATGATTTCCCTTTTGATACGCATAATTGTTTATTTGAG GTATATCTCGATTCTCCAAAAAGTGAGCAAGAGATTTTATATCATGGAGGGAATTCCTCTTATTGGGGACGATCAAATACGAGTACAATACTAAAATACTCCAcggattttttcccctttccaAAAGATAAAAAGCATCGGATCGAACAATACACAAATGACTTTGAAGTGAAGCAGTCCGTTGCTGGTTTCAAAATCACCTTTAGGCGAAAA CCagaggtatatatttttgattattacatTCCATCTGGAATTTTTGTTGTGGTAAGTTGGGTTAGTTTAGTGATCCCTCCAGATGCTCCACCGG GTCGGATTGCACTGATTATTACAACCTTCCTTGTTTTGGTCAACATAGCAAACAGCGTTTTCTCCAAGTCTCCTAGAGCCCACTCTATTAATCCTATACAA GTCTGGATCCTTAGCTGCATCGTTTTTGTTTTCATCACTGTCTTAGAATATGCAGTCGTGCTCTTTATAATTCGGAGGCAGCGGAAATATGTTCtggatttgaagaaaaagaaacaaaagacCAAAAGAAACAATAGTAAGGTGTCCCATAGTGAATTGTCCATTGTGGAGGAGAAGCCAAAAATAAGTGCAGTCACAAACGAGGTTGCTCTAGGGGTTTTAACAACGAATATAGATCATGCCTCTGTCTGGATATTgatgtcattatttattttgttcaatattgtttattgGTCAATATATAGCTAA